tgtaTTCTGGTCAGAAATCACAATCAAAAACAACAACTACGAAGGCCTGCTATTAGAGCCTCACGGGCAGCAACTGCAAGGCCAACTTGAACTGTTCAGCTAACTGTGAATAGGTGACTTTTAGCACTTTTAGCAGACAAACTTGCTATAGTTGAATTTGAAAAGATGGCTTCTAACACCTATGAAAAAGCTACTTTTCAGGTGTAGAAAACAAGTCATACTCATACACAGACTTGGGTGTGGTGTGTTGGCGCGATTGTGAACTGTGATGACAATATAAACTTGGGAATAAGAAGGACAGTTTACTACAAGAACCTTTGGCTTGATAAACACGACACGAAGATGCCTAAATCAaagcaatcaaagatactttattgatcccagagggaaattagagtttcagtacacacaactcagagatcagacatacatgggcaagacacatgacaataaAGGCTACACTGCTGCCGAGGCGTTGGCTCTGCTGCAAAATATGGGTTCTTGTGATTCAGATGGGAGGGAAGAATCCATTCTCTTGCAGGAGAGTTCTGACTTGTCTTCAGATGATGAGTTGTGCTCCACGTCAGAGAGCAGAACTTCTCTAAAGAAGAAAGGTTAACAGGAGACACAGACGGGCAACATTTTGGAACCTGAAATGTTTAAATCTTTGAATGAATTGTCACTGCTCCACCGATTCACATGTAATTGCCACATTTACAGAACAAAGGCAACCATCCACAAGTGATTAAGAACAACAGCCCAGTCAAATGACAACTCTCTGGTAGAGATGAGGGATCCCGTCAAATGACAAgtctctgggagttctagtgttaaaaaaaagaaaatctgtaGTATAATCCAGCATTACACCTGTAACTGGtcttaatttttgtttaaaaaagcagaaaaaagagGATTTATAAAGGAACAAAACTTCAAAGAGAAGTGGAGTTATTATTTTATAAAGAGATAAGTGGTAAGACTaataaggatccctttattatGATATGGTTAagtagttgttaatactttatttgtttagtttattaatgctaaataatgcactaaataaaatgaatgaagcacccttattgtaaagtgttaccggaCTACAGCCGAGTTATTTTGATTCCTTGGTCTTGTAACTGTGGAAGACCTAAAAAGAGTAAAACTGGTTTTTGGAGGGGCGACAAAAAAGCTTCTGCAGTTTtaagaaagaagcaaaaaaattaaacattttaattacctttaaattaggagcaaaaagaaaaaatatataacaaattaatttatttttcctTCTGCCCTAAAACATTTCCCCCTCCTGACCTTATTCACATAAGAAAAACTTTTCATTTAATCTATTTCATTTCATTCATGGATCTTTCTGTCAGCATTTTTTCCCTTTATAAAACACACTTCAAATATTAAAGcacattttatttgttatgaaATTAAAACAAATATTTAGCAGGTTTTTTTTTGCCTTTCAGGCCTTCCATAGAGAGAAACCATCATCTGATCCATCAAAACACTTTTTCAAAGATTATTTTCATTGTGAAGGTGAACCTGAGACCTATTTTGTCTTTTATGAGGATGTAAAAGTAAACATGGGGATCTTTATGGGTTCTGAAGGATGGTTGGATAATCTCCTCCCACATTTCCTTTGTTGCTTCCTCTATTCTCCGCTGTCCTTCTGGTATCAGTTGTTCCTAGTAAACCGCTACACATATAGAATTATATCCGCTAACAGCTTGCACATGTTCAGCATGGGTGGTTCAAGCACAAAGACAGCTTCCAGCAAAGGCATCTGAACCACTTTTTGCCCACTCAACTGATTTCTCTCTGCATTCACAACAGCAATGAGGCTGCAGCTGCAAATAAAACACCTGGAGAACCTTTAAACCCATAAATGAATGATCCAGCAGCTGCAGAACATCAGGCCTGCAGGTTTTATATTCTCACACTCACTTGTGTCTGTTCTGTGGTTTCATGAGTAACTCAAACATATTCAGATGTGTTTATCACACAGAGGGCAGTAAAACGTCCAGAGGGGATTGGACAGGTCAGACAGAAATATGTGCAAAAAGGAAGACACATACAACTTCAATGTCCCCATTTCCTGTCCTCTTCTCATTTTTATATCCAGCTTTCAAGAAAAAGAAGCTGCTGAAATGATCAAATAATTAAGGATCAGAAAatttttaatgactcataagtTATTTGAATATTTGTTTTGGTCTGGACACATTTCATGTAGTTTTGCGTATTATTTTGCCACATTGTGATTGAATCTTATGACCCAGAAAAAGTAAAACatctaaaaatgaaaacaagtttCTGTAATAAATCTTTCATCAGCGCATCTTCGCAATAATCAGATCAAACCAGCGTAGGATTTATTTCAGAATAGGCGGCAATAATGGAGTGATGTGATATCACATGACAACTGGGCTTGGTGCTGCTTTCTCTGGATCCTCATCGGCGGATATGACACTTTGGAGCTCAGGCAGACGGGAAACCTCCTCCAGCAGACGCACAATGATCCAGCTTTTTCTCTCTGGACCGAGCTGCTTCCTCTTTCGGACCGCTCCAAACTCTCACAGGTCGAATAAATCCCGCAGTTCCTGAGAGAGAAGCCGCAGAAGCCTTTGGTGCGTCCGGAAGGTCGGGAGTTTTGAGCTCAGCTTCGTGCGTGCGGTGGACTGAGGGCTTTCCCTCCACGTACACAGCCCCAGACTCACCTGCAGAGGCAGGACCACGATGCGCTCCAGGAATGCACTCCCCCGGTGAGTTCCAGCCTGTCGCTCCGTGCGTAAAGGAAAGATGGGAAGACAGAGTAGCTGGGACACTAACTGGGATATTTGgggaaatacattttatttttggcAATTTATTCATTTTCATATGTGCGCATAATGTATTACCCTTAActgtttgagagagagagagaaataaaaggGGCACAGTCACATCTGATTATGTCTCTCCTGACCTGACCCAGCTTTAACATTCAGTCCTTCAGGAATTTTCCATCCAACCCTATCAGGAAAGGTTTAAAAATACCCTGTTCAGTGTATTTACAACACTCAAACCAGTGGAAAATTCCATCTGAGAAACAGTTTCTTGAGTTTAAACATTTTCTGCTCCCATGCATTTAATTAAACTGCTAACTTTGAGGATGTTTGATAATGGTCCAGACATCCAGTTCTGTTCAGCCTGGTTTTAAGGAGAAAACTTTAAATCGTTCTCAAGATCTCTGCTCATGTGCATCCACAGGTTTTCCTCCCTTCTGTGTTTGCTCTTCCTCCCTACCGTTTTCTCCTCCTCACCCCGGCCTCAGTGGATTCTCCAGCGTGTCCCTGTGGTCCTACCCCAGCAAACGGAAGCTCGACCAGACCCCCAGTTCTTGAATCCAGCACGCTTGGATGTTGCCTTCCACTGTGACCCAGAATGCCACAAGAAAGCCCCACGCCCAAGCTACTGGGATTTGCGACATCATCTGGCCTATGAAACTCTCCATTCTAATGGTGAACTAACTGAGACTGCCATTGGAATTTATGGCTACAACCCCAGTTTAAGCACCAGTCCAGCATATTCCACTGGTAAAACTGAGCAGACACATGTCAGGAGAAAACGACAAATCTTTGGTCACGATGGGCGGTTCAGCATTGTAGGCCAAAATTTCCTACTCCAGTTTCCATTCTCAGTGGCTGTCAAACTGTCCACTGGGTGTTCTGGTACACTAGTGGGGGACCGCCATGTCCTCACGGCTGCTCATTGTGTTCATGACGGCAAAAACTATGTGAAAGGAGCCCAGAAGCTTCGGGTTGGCTTTCTAAAACCCAAACTAGATGCACGACATTCACCCATCTTCTTTCCCTCAAACTTTACCAACCATGTTGAGGGGGGCCCTGGTCAATATGCCCCTCCCATCAGTGACAAAATGAAGTTCCAATGGATCAGAGCCAGACGTACCCATGTTCCCAAAGGCTGGATCAAAGGTACTGCCAATGACATTGGGATGGACTATGACTATGCTTTGCTTGAGCTCAAAAAACCCCACAAGCGCCGCCACATGAAGTTAGGAGTCAGCCCCCCAGCTCAGAGACTGCCTGGTCGTCGGGTCCACTTCTCAGGATTTGATAACGATCGCCTGGGACAGCTGGTGTACCGGTTCTGTAGGGCCGGAGAAGAAACTTCAGACTTGTTGTACCAACACTGTGATGCTCAGCCTGGTGCCAGTGGGTCAGGAGTCTACGCCAGGATGTGGAACGGGCGCCGCCGGCGCTGGGAGCGCAAGGTGATAGGCGTGTTTTCTGGGCACCAGTCGGTGGAGCGCCAAGGGGCGTCTCATGAATTCAATGTAGCGGTGAGAATCACACCTCTGAAATATGCACAGATCTGCTACTGGATCAAAGGGAACTTTGTGGACTGCAGAGAGGGCTGAGAGCAGAGTGAAGAAAGAGGGTCAACAAACCACTGACCCATCCTTCTGGAAGGCTACTAGATGATTCCACGTTTTATCCCTTTTGTGTGTAGCACTGATGCATTATTatgaatatttgtttcatttgccATAATTCTCAGACTTCAATATCCAAGTGACTGAAAAACACTATTTTATTTTGATGGAACAAACAGGAAGCACCATTACTCTGCAGTTAAACCGTTTTTGAGCTCAGACTAAAGATTGCACTGTTAAGACTTTGTTCTACTGAGGATCAGATCTGATGATGAATGTAAAACTCCAAAGATGCCGTTTTCTGCACTCTTACACATAAAAATTATCTAGATGCATAATGTACTGAATGCTAAAATGCTTTTTAATAAGAATAATCTGTTTTAAATGCAAATGTCTCAACTCTTGTTCTTTGTCGTCATCTAGTGGCCACTTAGAACACTGCGGGGTATGGCTTCACCTGACTTTACTTGACCTTTAAGGTTATTCTAGCTTTCTTTTTAAGATAAATGCTTCCCAGTGAGATACTAACAAACACTTTCAGTTTAAACATATTTAATCCCAGAGAACACAAGATCTGTTAAACACCGTTTATTTTGTTTCAGATGTCAGAATACCCAGAAATGATGTTTGGAAGATGAATACTGTCAAATGCTGAGATATGTCTACTAACTTTACCGCCACTGACAAACATAATAACCATGAGTCCGGACCCTGATCCTGGAACATGGCACAGTCAAAAGAAAAATCACAACAGCTTTTTTTCACTTTACAACAACTGAGCAAAACTCCAATCCTCCCTTTAAATCTGATGTGAGCTGAGATTAAATTGAAGTCAGGGGAACGAGGTCATGAATTTGTACTCCTCAGATGCGTCGACCAAATCAAAGAGAACAACAGTCTAAATAACTCAGAGGCTGGGCTTAAATGCACGTCTTAAAATGTGAAATTTCCTGTTAGGATAAACTTAAAGAAACCACAAATGAGTCAAAACCTACGCTTCAGTCTCTGTGCTCTTAAGGCTGGCTGGGTTCAGCTACAAAAAAGTACGCACACAACTCAGAAGAACTTAGATGGAGAAATTCACcaaagagcagaaaaaggagtgtCAGAAAGCAGAAAAAGTCTGATTTCAAGAGAACGTTTACCCAAAATAACTCAACTGAAAACCTAGAAAATATTCTGGAACTCAATAGACTTTGGGGATATTTAATTTGGTCTTTTTAATCTGACAGTGAGTCAGGTTTGAGTGGTAATTCGTAGCACTTTCCATTTTAACTAAGGCAGAAATAAAACACCTGAGGCACGAGGATGTCTCAAAATGAGACTAAACAAAGTAAACTCGCCTCTTCAACCATGGCTAAAACTGTAAATATGAAGGATCACTAGTCGCCACGTTTTCTGCATCCAAATTAAAAATGGATATAAATTAATTAAACAGCGACTCAACGATCTGCTACAGAGTTGGAGAGATATTAAACGTAGATGAAAAATTACAAATTTTAAGCTCTTCCTATCCCAACTGTTCTCCAAAAAtgcttaatgaaatatttctttgCTAACCCGGTTCTCTCATTCATGGTCCTCGAGACGCACCAGCTCATGTTTCGGATGAACTCCTGCTCCATGACTTTTTTTCTCCTCCAGAAGACCGTTATTCAGATGTGTTCCAGCAGGAAACACACATTTAGTGAAATGCCGCATAAAAAATAGTTTCTTCAGGAAAAGATTCAACATTTAGGACCTATGATCTACCCTTTTCTCTGCTCAAAATTAAAATAATACTAATAATTAGAAAAGTCAATACTCACAGGGCGTTTGTGGTGAATTTGAAGCTGGGAAAACCAGTTGGTTTAGTTTGACTCcatctaaataaagaaaaataaaaaagctgcCCAACCCACCCAGATGCAACAGAACCTGGTTGATTTATCTGCATTTGGTTAAACGCTGAAGGTTCAATTTCTACTCGGTTGTGTTTAACTCTGCACCAAAAGAGGAAAACGTAGCAGACTGTTTTCATCGCGTCGGTCACTCTGATGAGATCAATGAAGGAGTTATTTATATTAACTGACCACATTTCTTTTTTACAACTTGAGAAACTATTTCTCTAGGAACAAAAGCAAACTGCTGGAATTAAGAACCCCCCTGTGACCAGATTAAAAACTGGGGGATTAAACAGGTTACAGAACCATCAGGATCTCAGGAACGACCTCCTCTCATCTCTGGCTGCTCACACCTCGTCCGACTGACAGCCTGAAGCCAAGTTCGATCCATGATTGGCCGCTTGCACTTAAAATATCTTTGGTGAAAGTCACCCGAGGCATTCCCCGACTTCCCTGTCGCCTAGCAACAACGTAACACAACATGCTAATGTTGTCAGTGCGGTAATGCCCGGTGTAACACAAAATAgtatacaaaataaaaatattctttaAATAGGTAAATATAAACATTGCATTAAAAATAGAACCGTATCAAAACACAATATGAGTTCACAGTCCGTCTCCTGACCCTCACAGCCACTAGGGTTCACGGGCAAAGTCTCACTGCTGATGCTTTACTGAGACTTGAGCCCCGAACTGTTGGTAGAGAGGGGGCAGGAGTAGGCTTTGCCCAGAACGATGCGGTCTCGGAGTAGTTTAAAAAGCACATAGTAGTTGCAGAAGAGAATCAGGCCCAGGGACAACGTGTGGTTCCAGCGCTCAGAGCGCAGCAGAGAGTATAACTGGTATAAAACCACGCTGGACTCGATCCCGATCAGCAGGTTCAGGATCCGCAACGGCTTGTGGAACAGGAACTGCAGGAACAACAACGGAAAACAGGAACTAAAAATCCTAAAGTGATACACAGATGAAAACATATCTACCATTAATAAAACATAACACACTCATTCAGTCTAGCTTGGTTAGCTGGAGCACCTGGATGAAGGTAGGAAGCTCTGACAGGACTCAGAACCGCCTGAATGTGTGGCATTCATTCAAAGCAGGTGGGTGACGGAGCTGGTGATTAGTTTAAGATGGGATGCAGAAATCACAAGAGTCACACAAACTCACAGACACATCAGCACTCCCACCGGAATCAACCTACCAACCTGCAGGGTAGGAGACTGAGGACATGGCTGAGGGGAGCAGAGACATCCCCTCCCACAAAGACAGACTGTGTATCTTGTTTTATAATCAGTTTAgtttttgtttcctgttttaaTTTGTGCAGCTTTAATGCTGACGTGGAACAACGCAGCTCCGTTTTCAGTCAGATAAAACCAACGCCCCGTCAGAACATCCTGTTTAGAACCGAtaactgaataataataataataatcccacATGTGGCACAGCTTTAGCTCATCGCTGCTGCTCGGCTAAAACTTCCAATCTCCAGTTTTCATCCTTTTCACGGTTTTACATCGGTCATCTTtcacatccatcagtgtaaaatgTTCTTCTCACGCCACAAACAGATTTCATTAATGAAGGTTATTTTCCTAATTCTCTCTTTGGCATCTAAAACACTCATGGATTAAGTCTGTGGTGTGTCACAGTTATTTACCGTTTATCTTTTGTGTATAAGATCCATCAACAATAACTATTTATCCCAAAAGCCCTTTTTGGTTTTCACCCCAAAACTTGGATCTTGCTGCATTTTCTTACTTGCAAATGAAAGAAATGGTTCCAAAAAAGGCACGCAGGGAAATGAAAGGACACATTGGATCTTGTAAGCCTTAATCATCTTGCAGTTTGCAAAACTAATGAGATTAAGACAATTAAGCAAAATTATATTCAGATGAATTATTGGTTAGAAGctattttcatcccagctgcatGAATAAATTAATTTATAATCACTGTTAAGTTAATGTATTTGAGATTATCTAGCTGTAGGTTAAACAGTAAGAACAGAACCATAAAAGCAGATCAACTCCTGACCGATTCCTGCTGATGTTGGCAACAAGTTCTTTACTTCCTGATTTTAGTATCAACATGAAATTAGAAAGTTGGAGACTGCCTCAGTGATGAAATCAGATACTCACATAAAACCTTGCATGAGAAACATCAGAGGGCAAAGCCACGTTATAGGGTCCGACTGCTTTATACAGACATCGGCTGTGTCGTACCAACACCCCCTGAGGCCAAATGGTGCCTTCTGACCACCTGCAGAACACCAACACCACACTTTTAAACATCAACAGCATTTGTTAACCTTTAAAGGTGTATTTAGGAGCCACTCACACATGCTGGGGAGCGTTACTGTATGAGCCATGCTCCAGTTTCTGCCAGCGGCCCAAATGAGCCGCAGAGCGATGCAGCAGGTCACAGTAACCGGGGGGGAGCAGTTGGCTCATCAGCATGACGAACGCGTTGATCCACACCATGATCAAATGCTCACATGACCAGCGCATGTCGTAGTATTGAGTACTCTGTTGGCGTTACATTAAAATAAGGATTACTTTAAAACTGGCACCAGACCAGACAGATGCAGGAAGAATAAAGAATTCTAACTTTTACAAAGCAGAGAGGCAGGAAGGCTACGTAGTAAGCGCTGAACAAAGAGTTGAATAGCACTTCCTTGATTCTCTTG
This genomic window from Nothobranchius furzeri strain GRZ-AD chromosome 9, NfurGRZ-RIMD1, whole genome shotgun sequence contains:
- the LOC107381675 gene encoding serine protease 23, with translation MRSRNALPRFSSLLCLLFLPTVFSSSPRPQWILQRVPVVLPQQTEARPDPQFLNPARLDVAFHCDPECHKKAPRPSYWDLRHHLAYETLHSNGELTETAIGIYGYNPSLSTSPAYSTGKTEQTHVRRKRQIFGHDGRFSIVGQNFLLQFPFSVAVKLSTGCSGTLVGDRHVLTAAHCVHDGKNYVKGAQKLRVGFLKPKLDARHSPIFFPSNFTNHVEGGPGQYAPPISDKMKFQWIRARRTHVPKGWIKGTANDIGMDYDYALLELKKPHKRRHMKLGVSPPAQRLPGRRVHFSGFDNDRLGQLVYRFCRAGEETSDLLYQHCDAQPGASGSGVYARMWNGRRRRWERKVIGVFSGHQSVERQGASHEFNVAVRITPLKYAQICYWIKGNFVDCREG